A genome region from Taeniopygia guttata chromosome 5, bTaeGut7.mat, whole genome shotgun sequence includes the following:
- the LOC115495610 gene encoding exocyst complex component 3-like protein 2 isoform X1 — MHKRKHSWAAIVGGGNKKGEKMAGENARMLPKATHEERKKQEAKKKEKLKTLAGKLLKTAVGGKETVEKAGAEDVAGNLLKRPSSRKGEERGMPAEETICRFIEQGKFLEACDQIHNLEHSGNDGMGKSESLYVLLAERMWTVVGEALGGSDRMLLEPLQSVGESLKWEKQKEAEWLGNGLETDSVSTWSPNFWRKDLEKTLMQYMTAQIPLFASSTNTDETALKQHLSHLETTFLPRLEHRSDVFKEAGLLVTYARCCHASLCSHLATLTDRNCFSFSQSLLIYGWIIKIYKRGSQAWERPGHSPQHSLSPGAHCLVWILCKTEEKLLAIARKEVGKALKEAFDIGKPPCGADAAVIEILTEKTETARRVSESLCEKVEAECLEECLRFLESYEDEVRSFLQLDGCPQICSSLRILENCCLLRTVWHKLTYICSVSTDQNVKVNGFLHRMEDDIMEHFLQTITTKVKRTLKDHFKKCDSGFDHILESLKQNFLTFGKKKTDIYEALVNAVNAIIITEYMQALLTTPRKPSAMQRRRIVNKMEEDHRMMQAIFKECLGPAAGSLKDPIKAILELVQTSDPEGMKIALLPILKEFPDLRKEHLSAVLDMKDSLSREDRAALLKAFHDNCRESETEANMLFADIEVKPSKCGLCGCLCC, encoded by the exons ATGCACAAGAGAAAGCATTCCTGGGCAGCCATTGTGGGAGGAGGCAACaagaagggggagaaaatggCTGGGGAAAATGCAAGAATGCTGCCCAAGGCCACACATGAGGAGAGAAAGAAGCAGGaggcaaaaaagaaagagaaattgaaAACATTGGCTGGGAAATTGCTGAAGACTGCGGTTGGTGGGAAGGAAACGGTGGAGAAGGCTGGTGCTGAGGATGTGGCAGGGAATTTGCTGAAGAGGCCAAGCAGtaggaaaggagaggagagagggatgCCTGCAG AGGAAACCATCTGCAGATTCATTGAGCAAGGAAAATTTTTGGAAGCTTGTGATCAAATTCATAATCTGGAGCATTCTGGAAATGATGGTATGGGGAAGTCTGAATCACTTTATGTGCTGCTGGCTGAACGAATGTGGACTGTAGTGGGAGAAGCACTCGGTGGAAGTGATAGGATGCTCCTGGAGCCATTGCAGTCAGTGGGGGAATCACTGAAGTGGGAGAAGCAGAAAGAAGCAGAGTGGCTTGGCAACGGCCTAGAGACAGATTCTGTTTCCACCTGGAGCCCAAACTTCTGGAGAAAAGATCTGGAGAAAACGCTAATGCAGTACATGACTGCCCAGATTCCCCTGTTTGCTTCCTCTACTAACACAGATGAGACTGCACTAAAACAGCACCTGAGTCATCTGGAAACGACATTTCTCCCCCGCCTGGAGCACAGAAGTGATGTCTTCAAGGAAGCAGGATTGCTTGTCACCTATGCCCGCTGCTGTCACGCCTCTTTGTGTTCTCACCTGGCCACACTTACTGACAGGAACTGTTTCAGCTTCAGCCAAAGCCTTTTAATTTATGGATGGATCATTAAAATCTACAAAAG AGGCAGCCAGGCATGGGAGAGACCCgggcacagcccccagcacagcctttcCCCTGGTGCACACTGCCTCGTGTGGATTCTCTGCAAGACTGAGGAAAAGCTACTTGCAATCGCACGG AAAGAAGTAGGGAAAGCACTGAAAGAAGCCTTTGATATTGGGAAACCCCCTTGTGGTGCAGACGCTGCAGTCATTGAG ATACTAACAGAGAAGACAGAGACTGCCAGGCGAGTCAGCGAGAGCCTGTGTGAGAAGGTGGAAGCTGAGTGCCTGGAGGAGTGCCTGAGGTTCCTGGAGAG CTATGAAGATGAAGTAAGAAGCTTTCTCCAGCTTGACGGCTGCCCGCAGATCTGCAGCAGCCTACGAATCCTGGAGAATTGCTGCCTTCTCAG aactgTCTGGCATAAGCTAACATACATTTGCAGTGTCAGCACTGACCAGAATGTTAAGGTAAATGGATTTCTACACAGGATGGAAGATGACATTATGGAGCATTTTCTGCAGACTATCACTACTAAAGTCAAG AGAACACTGAAGGACCACTTCAAAAAGTGTGACAGTGGTTTTGACCACATCCTTGAATCCTTAAAGCAAAACTTTTTGacctttgggaagaaaaaaacagatatATATGAG GCCCTCGTCAATGCCGTCAATGCCATCATTATTACAGAATACATGCAGGCCCTCctgaccactcccaggaaacCATCTGCTATGCAGAGGAGGAGGATTGTCAACAAGATGGAAGAAGATCATAGGATGATGCAAGCCATCTTTAAAGAGTGCTTA GGTCCTGCAGCTGGTTCTCTCAAGGATCCCATAAAAGCAATTTTAGAGCTTGTTCAAACTTCTGATCCTGAGGGGATGAAAATAGCACTTCTGCCCATTCTAAAAGAATTTCCTGACCTCAG
- the LOC115495610 gene encoding exocyst complex component 3-like protein 2 isoform X2 — MHKRKHSWAAIVGGGNKKGEKMAGENARMLPKATHEERKKQEAKKKEKLKTLAGKLLKTAVGGKETVEKAGAEDVAGNLLKRPSSRKGEERGMPAEETICRFIEQGKFLEACDQIHNLEHSGNDGMGKSESLYVLLAERMWTVVGEALGGSDRMLLEPLQSVGESLKWEKQKEAEWLGNGLETDSVSTWSPNFWRKDLEKTLMQYMTAQIPLFASSTNTDETALKQHLSHLETTFLPRLEHRSDVFKEAGLLVTYARCCHASLCSHLATLTDRNCFSFSQSLLIYGWIIKIYKRGSQAWERPGHSPQHSLSPGAHCLVWILCKTEEKLLAIARKEVGKALKEAFDIGKPPCGADAAVIEILTEKTETARRVSESLCEKVEAECLEECLRFLESYEDEVRSFLQLDGCPQICSSLRILENCCLLRTVWHKLTYICSVSTDQNVKVNGFLHRMEDDIMEHFLQTITTKVKRTLKDHFKKCDSGFDHILESLKQNFLTFGKKKTDIYEALVNAVNAIIITEYMQALLTTPRKPSAMQRRRIVNKMEEDHRMMQAIFKECLGCPRQRCNSHCL; from the exons ATGCACAAGAGAAAGCATTCCTGGGCAGCCATTGTGGGAGGAGGCAACaagaagggggagaaaatggCTGGGGAAAATGCAAGAATGCTGCCCAAGGCCACACATGAGGAGAGAAAGAAGCAGGaggcaaaaaagaaagagaaattgaaAACATTGGCTGGGAAATTGCTGAAGACTGCGGTTGGTGGGAAGGAAACGGTGGAGAAGGCTGGTGCTGAGGATGTGGCAGGGAATTTGCTGAAGAGGCCAAGCAGtaggaaaggagaggagagagggatgCCTGCAG AGGAAACCATCTGCAGATTCATTGAGCAAGGAAAATTTTTGGAAGCTTGTGATCAAATTCATAATCTGGAGCATTCTGGAAATGATGGTATGGGGAAGTCTGAATCACTTTATGTGCTGCTGGCTGAACGAATGTGGACTGTAGTGGGAGAAGCACTCGGTGGAAGTGATAGGATGCTCCTGGAGCCATTGCAGTCAGTGGGGGAATCACTGAAGTGGGAGAAGCAGAAAGAAGCAGAGTGGCTTGGCAACGGCCTAGAGACAGATTCTGTTTCCACCTGGAGCCCAAACTTCTGGAGAAAAGATCTGGAGAAAACGCTAATGCAGTACATGACTGCCCAGATTCCCCTGTTTGCTTCCTCTACTAACACAGATGAGACTGCACTAAAACAGCACCTGAGTCATCTGGAAACGACATTTCTCCCCCGCCTGGAGCACAGAAGTGATGTCTTCAAGGAAGCAGGATTGCTTGTCACCTATGCCCGCTGCTGTCACGCCTCTTTGTGTTCTCACCTGGCCACACTTACTGACAGGAACTGTTTCAGCTTCAGCCAAAGCCTTTTAATTTATGGATGGATCATTAAAATCTACAAAAG AGGCAGCCAGGCATGGGAGAGACCCgggcacagcccccagcacagcctttcCCCTGGTGCACACTGCCTCGTGTGGATTCTCTGCAAGACTGAGGAAAAGCTACTTGCAATCGCACGG AAAGAAGTAGGGAAAGCACTGAAAGAAGCCTTTGATATTGGGAAACCCCCTTGTGGTGCAGACGCTGCAGTCATTGAG ATACTAACAGAGAAGACAGAGACTGCCAGGCGAGTCAGCGAGAGCCTGTGTGAGAAGGTGGAAGCTGAGTGCCTGGAGGAGTGCCTGAGGTTCCTGGAGAG CTATGAAGATGAAGTAAGAAGCTTTCTCCAGCTTGACGGCTGCCCGCAGATCTGCAGCAGCCTACGAATCCTGGAGAATTGCTGCCTTCTCAG aactgTCTGGCATAAGCTAACATACATTTGCAGTGTCAGCACTGACCAGAATGTTAAGGTAAATGGATTTCTACACAGGATGGAAGATGACATTATGGAGCATTTTCTGCAGACTATCACTACTAAAGTCAAG AGAACACTGAAGGACCACTTCAAAAAGTGTGACAGTGGTTTTGACCACATCCTTGAATCCTTAAAGCAAAACTTTTTGacctttgggaagaaaaaaacagatatATATGAG GCCCTCGTCAATGCCGTCAATGCCATCATTATTACAGAATACATGCAGGCCCTCctgaccactcccaggaaacCATCTGCTATGCAGAGGAGGAGGATTGTCAACAAGATGGAAGAAGATCATAGGATGATGCAAGCCATCTTTAAAGAGTGCTTA